CCACATGAAAATGCATAAACTTTTGACAAACATAAAGGACATCACATTTGGTTAAAATCTTATTTCAGGTACTGTCTCGAACGAAGGTTCATATGGGTGCACCAACCTGCACAAAAGAAGAATTATCGAATAATTTTGTCTCATCGACATCATGTTGATTTGTTAGTTGGTCAAAAGGACGCAAGTTAAAGATGTTCATATGAAATGAAGGATCGGTTGTTTCCTCAATAAATGTCTTTTGTGTAAATATCAGCCTCAGGTTGTGTGTCGTAGTCCTCAACTTCAAATTATTTGGTCCGACAACAAAGTACCTCATACGATATAAGCGAAGTTCATGTATCTTGTTCCTAAAAAACTTAACAACATACTTTCCGATTGAAGCATATATACGATCACCCTACAAAATCATATTCCTTATTAGTGCAGAATTATGAAGCCAACATTAAGAGACAGAAGATGAATACCTGTAGTACACATATTTCATATATAGGCGTAGTTTATGTATGTTCATCCGATGATAGTCTAAGCAAGGCATCTAATATGTAATATATATGCCAGTTTTTATATTTTGAACAAAATAGATGTTATTAAGTACAAAACTGCAATATAGGTGAGTTTTATATGCATATATTATGACAATCACTGCCTAAAGTTTTCCTCAACGTTTGAAGTCAAAAAACAGAATGCTACAGTTTCTTCTATTTCAGTTAAAGAACACTTTTGGTTGGAAGTGGAATTATTGAAGGAACTTCTTAGACAGTTGAGTAATCCAGAAGAAAAAATATTGATTGTGAAGCCAATATTAAGAGACAGAAAGATGAATACTTGTACTAAACATATTTCATATATAGGTAGAATTTCTATATGTTCATCAGATGATAGTCTAAGCAAGGCAACCAATATGTAATAGCTGCCAGTTTTTTATATTTTGAACAAAGTAGATGTTATTAAGTACAGAACTGCAATATAGGTGAATTTTATATGTATCCATTATGACAATCACATCCTAAAGTTTTGTTCAATGTTTGAAGTCAACAAAACAGAGTGCTAGCGTGCTTCCATTTCAGTTAAAGAACTCTTTCTCAGATTGATTTGATTATCTGTGATTTGAGTTTCAACTGATTTTTCTAAGTAATCAGATTTGTGGTGATATAACTGATACATGCTTTCACCGTTCACTGATATGCATAAAGTAAATAAAAGAATGAGGGAAAAATAATATGTTACCTTCGAATCCAGTAAAACCAATTCAATTGAAAGCGGTATTTCCGGCTTAAATTGATCCGGAATTACCCACATTCGAACGACTCTAACTTTGAGATTCCATTGCATCAAATTTCCTGAAATTTGTTTGATATCATGAAGTTGTGTAGCCATAGTTGCAAAACAATTTTAATCAGACTGAGTAGATAAAATAGGAAGTTGAAAAGGATTCAAAAATATAAAGCGCATAAATCAATCAGTTATGGAGATGTAGATAGAATAAGGAGTTTTGGTTGGAAGCCCATGTTTGGGAGCACAATCAGTCGTGGGTTTTTAACTGACTGCTTTCCTGCATTTTTTCTCAGTCGTGGGCAGTTGCTgattaaaaaacaaaaacaaagaaagtgtgagatttttttttttttttttataaaagccAACCAAAAAAGGGGAGGAATTCTATTTTTAATAGGTAAgtgtaataataaataataaataataaataataaataaatgaatAGAATAACTCCAAAAACTCAATTGTGGGAGGATTGAAAGTTCTTGAAATTTACTAAATGTAAGTTTATTTATCTGATTTGTAGTTTGTTGCTGATTaaaaaacaaaaactaagaaattgtgaggattttattttttttataaaaagcaaatcaaaaaagGAGAGGAGTTCTATTTTTAATAGGTAAgtgtaataataaataataaataaatgaatAGAATAACTCCAAAAACTCAATCGTGGGAGGATTGAAAGTTTTTGAAATTTGATGAAAGTAAGTTTATTTATCTGATTTGTAGGTTGAATTTGAAGCTCTAAGAATATTTGAGAGTTGTCCTAATTTTTGATAGTGTTAGAATTGTGGGTATTTCACTTGGCAGCCTAACCTTGTTTTGCTTTTGTTATTCTATATAGATAGATAGTCATTCAGTAGAATTGGCGTAGGATAGCCAttttttaaagtggtatttactttttatccagcgtttttaatgctgagcaaaagtagccactactctattaaaattaatatgaaaagacaaagttaccctttcttctatctcttttccaTCCCAAACCCTCtatcaaaatttcaaaactctttCTCCTAATCAAAATTTGCCAAACTCGTTACTTCTCTTTCCCATGCAGTAAGTTCTTCCCCAACTTCATCCCACTTCCTAAACCCAAAGGCATACCACTTCCTCGGCGTTGCAGACCACTTCTCcaactttatttatttttctttttcttttggttggTTAGGTTCTTGTTGTCTTTTAGGCTTCAGGTTTTAATTAATCTGATAGTTATTATATGTTATATGTCGTGGTTTTCACTGTACTGTTTCCATTTAGTTGATAGGACCCTTTACCAttttatgaaattgaattttGATTGGAAAACTGAGAGATctaaattttcaaaacaaaaaaattcaaaaaaagctATTTCTTTTAGTTATTAGCTTTCTGTTGTGTAATTTGACATCAATCTTATATGTAAAttgcaattattattatttttatttgtgaaaaGATACAAATAACGTTTGATTTTCTGCTACGTTATggatcctgaacttacagttacaagttcaaaagttaaggacatttggtcctgaatttcgagttccaagttcaaaagttaaggacacttggtcctgaatttagaattacaagttcaaaagttaaggacacttggtcctgaacttagactaataAGCTCAAAAGTTTAGGACAATAGGTTCTGAACTTaagctaagaagcccaaaagttaaggacaataggtcctgaacttagactaacaagctcaaaagttaaggacacttgtcCTAAACTTACAGttataagttcaaaagttaaggacatatagtcctgaagtcctcatcttagagttccaagttcaaaagttaagcacatgtagtcctgaagtcctaaacttagagttaaaagttcaaaagttaaggacatgtagtcctgaagttaagttcaaaagttaaggatatgagcataagggtattttcgtccgggcagttaaagtttattaaagcagtggcgaAAGACTAAAGATATTTAAAACAGTGACTTAAAaataaatacatgtgttattagtggctaaccgtgcacttccccccGTCATTTCATATATAGGTATAGGCAGGAACTGTACAAAACATGTATAGAGCGCTTACATTTTATTACAAAATTGAACGCATTTTAAGTATGCCGACTCATCTAAAATATATTCACATTGCATCAATTCTATCACTCTATCCAAAATTACATTCTATGATTCCTTCAGTCTGAGTAAGAGGAGTTGCAATGTGAAGATTGGTATGTAACAAAtgaaacaagaaaaagaagacatAGTGAGTAGGCGGCGAGAGTAAGTGGAGAATTTCTAGAGAAAAATAACAATCAGGCTGAAAAATGTGGCCTAGTCCACCCTGGGGTGTTAGTTAATTCCTGGCTCATTAGTTGATCCTCCACCAAAATCCTAATTGATTGCCTATGAAAACTATTATGAATGTTGAAAAATATGCTTTTTGTCATTGAGTGAAAAGTGGCTAGGGCATTTCGAGAAGAAACTTGATAACAAAGATATGATAACAGAGAATACCCTTAACATCAAGGATCTAGGAGGAACATGCGGAGCATACAATATATAGTTAAAATGCACGACTCTCTGAACGAGATACATAAGTTCAGTAGAGTAAATCGCGATATATATTGAAGAGGCGGGTAGGGGGAGGGAGGAGAACGAAAAAGAAAGGTTTGATATTTCAAACTCTTGAGATGAGAAATTTTATGCTTGGTTGAAATTGTAAATAATTTTTATAAAACGTTATCTGAAGTTATGAAGCGGATAGGATATAACATTTTATAAAGTTATTAAATTTTTAGAGTGAGTCTTCCCTGTAAATTTTCCTAAAGTAATTAGCTATTGGTATGTAATTGACTTATACAGCGGTGGGTTAAAGAGGTGAGATACAACCGGAGTAATTAGATTtgacctctttttttctttatcaaattCATCATTCCCACTTTTTGATGAAGAACGTTAAGAAGGTACAAATAGCTAAAACTGATTAAAACGATCGACTAATAAGATACATCAAACAGAAATTAATCCTAAATCAGCATTCCAGCTCTAAGGAAGAAGGTCTATGGCTTTGCCTTCCAACTCTACAAATTCGTCTTTCATTTCTGTAGATTCCCTTTTATAGATATACCTTTTAGATGCCCACAAAAATGCTCCTAAATTTAAGGTAGACATGACCAAGAGGAAACCATAGTAATAATCCAAGTGCGAGTCATTCATATTGTTTCCAATCCAACTCTTCCCTCTATTACTCCCAGTAATTTTATCCACCATCGTCACCAAAAAGCTATTCAAGAAATTTCCAAGGCCAATCCCACTTGTGAAAAACGTCGTACCAAGGCTTTGCATATCTTCTGGTGATTGATCATAGAAAAATTCCAGCAATCCTATGGCATTAAACACATCCGCCACGCCCAATAGCACGTACTGAGGCAATAAACAGAATATTGTCATAGGGACTATTTCTTTAGGCCCGTTGATGTGGTGCATTTTTATGACTTGCATTCTTCTCACTTCCATAGCATAAGCAATCGCGATGGCTACAATTTGGATAAGGAAACCTGTTCCTAGCCTCTGGAGTAATGTGATTCCCCTAGGATTTCCTGTTTTCTTGCGCATAAAAGGCACGAAATATCGGTCGTACATGGGCACGGACAATAACATAGTGAGAGTCACAAAGCTTCCCAATGATGCTGCGGGAATCTGAAATCTTGAACCCAAGTGTCTGTCCAAGGTGGTGCCCTGTTTGACAAAAAGAGTGTTTATTTGTGCCCAAATGGTGCTAGGGATTAGGGTTACTAGCCATATCATGGCCATTCCCATAATTAGCTTGGCTCCTTCGACCTGAGTCACCGTGCATGGTGGTCTTGAGCCTGTTGAAGTGTCTCGTTTGACTGCAGCCTTGTCCAAGAACCTGAAAAAAGAAAGTTTGGTTGATTCTGGAAATAGTGTTTATTTCAAATATATTTGATCAAACAATTGAACAATTCATAGTTAGGTGGGCATTATTAACAAAGCAAATAATATAATTTGGTAGATGCTTCAAAATGCTCTGATCGATTTGAGACTTTCTTTTATGATTCGGGATTATAGTTTTAACTGTCATCAAGTATAAGCAGTGGGGGCAGATATAGAAGCCCAGATATCGATTCGGCCAAATCAATGTGTTTTGCTCAAGTATCGTATTTGtattaagaaatttattaaatatgttCGCATAAAATTTAAAATCCGGTCATTAGCCCTTGAAgttgaaattcaaaactgataaaGTTGAAATTCTAACTCTTCTCAAAATATAAGTTGATATACTAGTCAAATTATAATAGCTCTCAATCGATCGATGAATCGACGAGAGTCCAAGTGCAATTATGTTGTAGGGTTTTAAGATAGTATGAAGCATAAAATGTGGTGGGCTTTATTTGAGGTCCCTCATTTATCCTTGGTAGATTAGATTCTTCTGGGAGTAGTCATAGTGATTAAATTGGTAGGGCGCACAACAGAAAGCAACCATTCTTTGGAGGATCCAGTACAGTAGAGCAGTGTAAATGATCACGTGGCAAGTACTGAATCGACGCATTCTAACGAATGAAAACATGGAACGAGACATCAACATTTTGCCATTTGGAGATACCTTAGTTGTGGATAAATTGGGAGGTCCCCCTACTTCCTTCTGCCCTTATTTTCTCAAATTTAAAGGATAAGAATCTTTTCATTCAGCCTCGAAGCAATGGTAAAATTGTCtctgtgtgacctataggtcacgagttcgagcccTGGAATCAGTCACTGATGCAAGCATCAGGGTAGACTGCCTGCATCAAATCCCTTGGGTGCAGCCCGTCCCCGGACCCTGCGTGAATGCGAAATGCTTTGTGCATCGGGCTGCACTTTTACTACTAAATAAAGCGTTAAAGATTTTCAATTATAAAAACTATAAATGCTTACCTGAATACTGGAGTGTGATGGACTTGGCGTTTTCCAGTACTGAAATAGTATTGCATATCAAATTCATGAAGCTCAGACGGGTCATTAGGGAGCTCAATTTTCCTGTTGGCAAATGCGACGATAGGAACACGAAATAGGTCCCGAGCAGGATACTGAGACTTTCTAACTTTGTGCCTGTAATTTGGGGTTCCAATGTAAAAAATGACTAGAGAAAATATCAGACCCACAGTTGGAATGCCATATCCTAATCCCCAGCTCAAGTTTTCTTGGATGTAAACAAGGCCAATTGTAGCAAGTAAAGCACCAGCAAAGGTACTGAACATCCACCAATTGAAGAAGGAAACTTTTAGCTTTTTTTCTTGTGGATTAAAGTCGTCGAATTGGTCAGCACCAAATGTGGATATATTAGGCTTTGTTCCACCTGCTCCAATGGCTATTATGTAAAGAGATGCGTAGAAGAAGGCGATTTGAGATGCAGTGGCCTTGTTGCATACTCCATTTTCACAACTCGGCTTCATGAATTTAATTGACACGGCCATTGTCAAAAGCACCATTCCCTAATGGAAAATAGTTTGGTCAGTAAATTATTTAATGCCGGCAGAAATAAGCTACGTTGCTCTGGCTTTTCAAAAATATTGGTGGGagtgtgtcggatcctccaaaagttaTATATTTTTGGGATATCCGACTTAGTTGCGATAACATTTTTGAAGAGTCCGAGCAACACAGGAAATAAGCAGAGTAAGAATTTGGATCTATGAACAAAATGACAAAATTTTCGAAAATGATTTTCGGTCGCTATCCCACTATAAAGGACAAAGCTTGACTATGCTGAAACCGAAATGCAGAAAGTACAAAGTTTATTGAAAGTAGATGTAGTCACGACTCATGAGCTGCATAACAAACGTATCTCGTTTTCACTCCAGCAGAGCTCACAAATGTCATTTTATTAGCTAGCCATGTATCAGGCACGAAAATTATAGGTGGTAATTTTAATACAAGCCAGTTCTTGCGCTTACCTGCAATTGCTGCTAGTTTAATTTAGTTAAATCttctaaataaaaatatatgaatTTTTATGTAGTGAACAATAATGTTAAAATTTGGTATACAATAGATAATAATGTAAGAATTGCTATATATGTAGAGATTCCCTACTTTGAAAACTGGTACAATCTTGGGATAACGAGTACGTTAGCACAACATTTGTCTCTGGTACAAATTTTTCATAACTAATGTGAAATTTGGTATCTGTTAGTATATATAAAACTTAATACTAATACAAAACTAACTTACAcaaaaatctatatatatatatatatatatatatatatatatatatatatatatatatatatatatatatgcaaagcTCCAGGTTATGTGGTGAATTTAATTACAAGTCATTCTTTAGCCAGGACAATGGAATTGCTTATAGGTCCCACTGGAAAAAATCCTCCAAATTTTTTGGCCATAGCTGGTATACTCAATTGTAGGCCAATCAAGATAGTAAGTGTTGCAGACATAATTACATATATTGAACTTTGACTGAATCATGTGAAAGGTTCCTTTTGGAGCATCCTAGCTAAAGAATGACAAATAATAACTTCTAGATGTGGACTTGTGTCTATCACCGGTGAAGAAGCTAGGAATTTTTTCAAGGAcgttcaaattttaaaaaaataaaaataatttctgACAAAAAGTATTCAATATgtattatatacttttaaaatGTAATATTTTACCTATGTATATAGTGCAATTTTTCGCTTAAAGGTGGTCTTATGATAATGTGGCTTCGCCAATGTCTATCACACAAGATAGCATATATATTATTTGTGGAGGAAATaaaggaatatatatatatatatatatatatatatatatatatatatatatatgtgtttgGTGCTTACCATGACGTAAATAAGTGAAGAGATAGTGAAAGTCCAGAAGCGACCCAAGTAAGTGTCAGCAACATAGGCTCCAAGAAGAGGTGTAATCCAAACTGAACCAGACCAGTTATTCACATTCCTAACTGATGAAACAGTATCTTCATGTAGTTGTGTTGTTAAGTACACCACTAAATTTGAAACTATCCCATAGAAAGCCATCCTCTCAAATGCTTCATACCCTGTTTCATATATTACTTGTAAAAACTAGCAAGAATTTTTAAGATCATTCTCTTTCTAAGAATCTTAATTCAAGAATTAAGATAAATTGGATTCCACAATCTTAAATAGTAGCTAGAGTCAATATCATCAGGGGCGGATATACAATATAATATATAAAGTTCAGCCGAATTCATTAGCTTTGGCTCGTTTCCTATAAAGTTCAAAATCTTAAATCTGCCTTTAACGTGCACATAtatgaaaaaagagaagagtagAAATGGAGCTTACCAACAAGGAAAGAACAAGCTTTCCATTTGCCAGTTTTCTCAGCAAGAACAGGTTGACCTCGAAGATCAACCGTGCCATCTTGTGTGTAATCATTATTAGCTTCCATTAGATCAATGAAGCCAAAATTAGAGCGATGGTAGGAAGTTAAGAAAGTTGAGGACTGAAGAATTGGAGGAAGAGTAGGTAGGCTATATGTAGTATTG
This sequence is a window from Nicotiana sylvestris chromosome 3, ASM39365v2, whole genome shotgun sequence. Protein-coding genes within it:
- the LOC104242437 gene encoding protein NRT1/ PTR FAMILY 5.1, whose product is MRGTNINGPSHPAVLQSSKSSCSTNTTYSLPTLPPILQSSTFLTSYHRSNFGFIDLMEANNDYTQDGTVDLRGQPVLAEKTGKWKACSFLVGYEAFERMAFYGIVSNLVVYLTTQLHEDTVSSVRNVNNWSGSVWITPLLGAYVADTYLGRFWTFTISSLIYVMGMVLLTMAVSIKFMKPSCENGVCNKATASQIAFFYASLYIIAIGAGGTKPNISTFGADQFDDFNPQEKKLKVSFFNWWMFSTFAGALLATIGLVYIQENLSWGLGYGIPTVGLIFSLVIFYIGTPNYRHKVRKSQYPARDLFRVPIVAFANRKIELPNDPSELHEFDMQYYFSTGKRQVHHTPVFRFLDKAAVKRDTSTGSRPPCTVTQVEGAKLIMGMAMIWLVTLIPSTIWAQINTLFVKQGTTLDRHLGSRFQIPAASLGSFVTLTMLLSVPMYDRYFVPFMRKKTGNPRGITLLQRLGTGFLIQIVAIAIAYAMEVRRMQVIKMHHINGPKEIVPMTIFCLLPQYVLLGVADVFNAIGLLEFFYDQSPEDMQSLGTTFFTSGIGLGNFLNSFLVTMVDKITGSNRGKSWIGNNMNDSHLDYYYGFLLVMSTLNLGAFLWASKRYIYKRESTEMKDEFVELEGKAIDLLP